One genomic region from Nitrospira sp. encodes:
- a CDS encoding YezD family protein, with translation MSRLDQETTSPYSDQTVEQAIRLALKGMRYGSVEIIVHDSRVVQIERKEKTRFDGTLLRPAR, from the coding sequence ATGTCGAGATTGGATCAAGAGACAACGAGCCCGTACTCCGATCAAACGGTCGAGCAGGCAATCCGACTCGCGTTGAAAGGGATGCGTTACGGATCTGTCGAAATCATCGTTCACGACTCCAGAGTGGTGCAGATCGAACGAAAAGAGAAGACGCGCTTTGACGGCACACTTTTGCGCCCGGCTCGATAA